The following is a genomic window from Bombina bombina isolate aBomBom1 chromosome 3, aBomBom1.pri, whole genome shotgun sequence.
tcaagactgatttttctaaggttttatggactgatgaaatgagagtgagtcttgatgggccagatggatgggcccgtggctggattggtaaagggcagagagctccagtccgactcagacaccagcaaggtggaggtggagtactggtttgggctggtatcatcaaagatgagcttgtggggccttttcgtgttgaggatggagtcaagctcaactcccagtcctactgcccgtttctggaagacaccttcttcaagcagtggtacaggaagaagtctgcatccttcaagaaaaacatgattttcatgcaggacaatgctccatcacacgtgttccagtactccacagcgtggctggcaagaaagggtttaaaagaagaaaatctaatgacatggcctccttgttcacctgatctgaaccccattgagaacctgtggtccatcatcaaatgtgagatttacaaggagggaaaacagtacaccaataaataattgaaatgggtatatatttgtttttttgttaagttgcctaataattatgcacagtaatactcacctgcacacacagatatccccctaaaatagctataactaaaaacaaactaaaaactacttccaaaactattcagctttgatattaattagttttttgggttcattgagaacatggttgttgttcaataataaaattaatcctcaaaaatacaacttgcctaataattctgcactccctgtgtatgtgtatgtgtgtgtgtgtgtatatatatatatatatatatatatatatatatatatatgtatatgtatatgtatatgtgtatatatatatatatatatatatatatatatatatatatatatatatatatgtgtgtgtatatatatatgtatatatatatatatatgtaacaaaggcagagtgcagcagacgaaattggttaaaaagtccaaactttaatacaaatgagttaaaagtccacaacatccatgggaacagtgagtgagacacagtcacttgtgcaaaacggctgacatgtttcgaccctcaggtcgtaatcatagctgtttaaggaaacaataaatataaatatatatatatgtgtgtgtgtgtgcatacacctTTTTGTTTTCTCACATTTCTGGCTCCTagagtttaaacaaatttctaaagtcTTGAACTAGCCTGGTAAAATAATACGTGTTAAATTATATGTATTGAGAAAAAAACTTAGAACGTAGCTGAAAAAGTTACATAGAATCTGACATGAGGTCTCCAATATGACACGGAGTGAGGGACAGGGCCATGATGAAAtgtgataatgaaaatattttgtttATCTAGTTTTACTGATGTTTTTCAGAATTGAAACATAAGACCTCTGTTTTTTTTGCAGAGTGGGGAAAACTATGACCACCTGTCAGCAGAAGAGTTGGAGTGTTTGATGTTTCTAGAGGAGACAATTGACTCTTTGGATAATGAGGTAGACAGTGGGTTGTCTACTGATGAATCTGAGAACGTAGAGAGAGGCACCAATGTGCCTCTGTCAGAAACAGTTAAAAGTGCACCTTCTCCCGGTGAGTATATAGCAATCTAGTTTATCCAACAACTTTTTATTTCCAGTCCCCGCAAGGACATCGGTATATTTAAGAGAAATAGGAGACTATTACAacaagttcctttattaaacattgGTAATATAATATTGgcctggagatatatatatataaatatgtttttgttttgaaaTCCTACAAATTGTAGAGCTACCCCTGATAGAGAGAAATAATGTACTCATACTTAATAAAGTACCCCAAGTCACAGTGACAACACTATTTCCCAACAGATAGCTATCACCTCCTCATTCCAAGATTGGTTAGCTAAATTATAAGCATTAAAAAAATAGTACCaaacattttagtttaaaaaacatcagataccAAATTAACATTCCAACAAACTTTGGTCCTAATTTAGGGAGATCCTCCTTCTACTGCAGCATAAATTCAATTTTCTCATATATGTACTCCCACATATTCAACAGTAGCCTAATCCCTCCCCTTCATCCTACATCCTGTAAGCTTTCTACCCTGTTCTATCTTACACCCCAAAAGCCCCCAGGTCTTCTGCATGCTCTGGACTTCATTCTGTTGTCCTCAACTTAGTTTTTTGTATTTCATATAATCTTAGGTATAAGTATTTAATTGGTTCCTGTTTAAAACCTTTAATTCTAattagtttgaatgtttgtggagGCATAAGTTAATTCAAATTCGTTTTATTTATAGCTATAGTGCTAAAATTGGTAGTAATGGTGCTCAACTATTTTCAGTGTTTGCAGTACAGGAATGTCCTAAGAAGGTGTGGTCACACTATTATAACCCCAGCATGTTAATCCATGTGAGCATTTCCCTGCCCAGTGAAACTATCATTGCTTATATTATTGGCAGTCTTGCATAAGCCTCTCACGTAATTAATCTCAAGGAACGCAAGCCACATAACTTCTAAATATAATCACTATATAGTGAGTCAATAACAAAAAATTTGACTTCCAGAACATGCATAGGCCAAAAGAACCGCCCTTTCTTTGACTTGGTGTTCTGAGCTTTCAGAACATTTGGTACTAGATGATTAACTGTACACATTGCAGAGGCAGATTTAAACATGTAAAGGGCAACTTTgaacaaaatacttttattttattttacactttgGTCTTTCAATTTATTTAGATTTTCTTCTCTTTATAAGCATAAGAAGGTATATGCAAAATCACAAATATACgtgggtaaaatatatataatttgttgtcaaCAGCCAATTCATGTGACACAGAGCCTCTATCAAGCTCTCCAATTACTCAGTACATTAATGCTGTATTTATAAAGTGCCTATATAAACATGTTTAGAAGAGTATAGGTAACTGGatgtctgtgtaaaaaaaaaaaaaaaaaaaaaaaaaaaaagagcttattGGTAGTACtagtatgaaagaaaaaatacattaataaagtGTGTGTATACCTACTTTATATGCGGTGTAATTTAATATTGTTTGCATATGTTCTTatagttttttggtgttttttatttgtaaacacTGTGCTGAACTTAAACTTTCCTGACTCTGATTgtgtaactttctaatgtactactattatctaattttctttgttgaaaagcatacctaggtagtctgagGAGCAGTAATTTACTgtggattggtgactgcacatactgtatatgcctcttgtcatcggcttaccagatgtgtttagctagctcccagtagtgcatttctgccccTCCAACAAaggtgaagcaaatttgataaaagtagtaaattggaaagctgtttaatataacatatatatatatatatatatatatatatatatatatatatatatatatatatatatatatatatatatatatatatatataatatttttttttttaacaaaacaaatgaaaacaaTAGTAATGAATAAAATTCAGCATAGTGAATCTCTAAATTTTTTCTATTAGCTGCATTTTTTTATTTGCACTAACTGTTCACTCCATTGTGTTATTTTTATGCAGATGTTGGCAAAACCTCAAATAAAATCCCAGTTCAATCCAAAAATGAAGAGACACCAGATGGTAAAGTGGAACTGGATTTTAATAAGATAACTCTACCTAAGCAGGCATATTATAGTTTCCCACGAATTGTTCAAACAAATAAAGATGACGTATCAAAGGATCAAACTGATACTAGATTAACAGTTAATAAAATAGATCCTGGGAAGGCTTTGTATGGAAAACCCAAAAGCTTGTCATCCATTAATCAAAAAGTTAAAGAGGAATCCTCATTTAATGATGTGCTACTTCTGCCACCCCCTGAGCCCTTCAGAGATCGCCTAATTGTGGATAAGAGGAGATCTGTTAATGACCCCACAGATGCACGTGAGGTGCAGTTTCATATGGCCATGCCAAAATTTCCATTTATCTCAGAATTTAAAGAAACACCTGCTGTGGAGCATATTCATGATAAAGTGATATCGTCGATAGGAGAAAAAAATATACCAAGGACTTCATCCCCAGAAGTGACTCAAAATCCAGCTATTGTACTCTCATCTGAGGTTCCCATAAGTTTCACAGAAAAGCCTGCTGATTTACACTTCAAATATGGGCCTCCTACAGCTCCCAAACCACGGAAACTGCCACCAAATATTATATTGAAGGCAAGCACTGGAGGTGGCGTGTCATCAAATCTAGAGACTCAGCAGAGGCCTCGGGCATTTTCTGCACATGAAAAGAACCCTGAATCAATTGCCAAGCTTCATCAGTCCAAGGAACAGGAAAGTGCTCGACGGGAGGCTCTGCAGAAATTGGGTttaattcaggagaaatgtgatggCCCAAAGAGAGTTGCTGTTAAATCGTCTGTCTTTCACAGAAGTGTGGAGATGCCTGTTCCACAGGGTGTGATGGAACATGGAAGAAAAGATGCTTATGGGAAAAGTATCCACATAAGTCAGCAAGAAAAGACAGACATTTTGAGCACTAGTCCTAATAAAGTTGCTGTTCAAGATCCTGAGAAGGGATCTCACCATGTTGGTATAGATGTCCCTGACAAAAAGTTTTCTACTAAAAATAGACTAAGCATGAAATCAAATTCAGTAGAAAAAGGTgatgaactgaaagacagtgtaGCAGAGCAGTCATTAAGAGAAACTCTGGTTGTGGATGATCATTCAACTAGGAGTGCAAAAATTGAAGTAATCAGCAAAGACAATGATAGCTTAAAGATTAGCACAAAAGAGAAGACAGATGAAAAGAGAGATAAGCCTTCCCAGCCTTTACCAGATGCATATAATGTCACTGATGGCTCCCCAAAGCATTTGAAGCATCTCATTGAGAACCCACCCACTATAAAAACAGAATCACAAGAAATGAAAGGAGTAGAAGTAGTAATGCGTAAACCTGCCCGCTCTCCTAAAGAGTCTGTGATTATTGAAGATTCTGTTAAGAATGCCAAGTTAGATATCAGTAAAAATATAACTAATGCAAAAATGCATACCCAGGAAAATGAAAAAGCTTTAAACCAGGcaatacctcctgtttccactgttCTTCTCAATCACCCCCCCAAGAGTGATAAACTTCAAGATAACAAGCCCAAGGTTGGATCACTGGAGAATATTAGCATTCTCAGCACAAGTCCAGGCAAAAGGTTTAGTTTCCCAAGGCCAACAGAAATTACAGTCACCCACCCCGAAGTTACCCTCAGAGATGCAAAAGGCAGAGCTGCTGCTGACAAAAGCCACAGGCACAGCAGCCATATGGATACTTCTAATGAGGCATACCTGCACCTCACTAAGGGCCCTGTTCCTGGCTTGAGACAAATGAACATTAAGTCATCCACTTTGGAACGTTCTGGTATTGGCTTGAGCAGTTCCCTTTCAAGTGGTGAAAAAGAGAGCCAGAAACAGACGAGCTCTTTCTTTAAAAATCCATTTTCTGCAAATTTCCTAAGAAACTCAAGGCCACGTCCAGCTTCCTTGGGCACAGGCAAAGACTTTGTAGTTACAGAAGAACCTCCCAAGGACGCCGAGAAGACTGAAGGTCGCCGCTCCTTTTTCTCCAGAGCCCCTCGCTCATCTGCTCCTGTCACTAGTGTTAAGATCACCCCAAAGGGATCAACTGATGAGCATAGGAGAGAGGCACTCTTAAAGCTAGGTATTCTTAAAGAATAAGTTTTGAGATATTTCTATAAAAAATGCCATTCAGTACCTTCAATGATGGAGGAAAACTATTGTTTGGTGTCTTTCAAACTTTTTATGAAGATGTGAATAGTAGCCCATTTTGATGATTGAAACCCTTGACAGTTAGGGGCTAActcaatttttgtaatttaataaagACACAGATCTTACTGCAACCTGTAGAACATTTGAGACCTATGGTTACCTATTATTCCTGTTGAAGAAGACACTTTTAAAATGTTGCTGAAGCAAAGGAAATAAGTGTGGTCACTTCCTGTTCCTGTATCAGTCtacaaaatatatttatcattattaagATTCACTTTTTGCTAAGTTCTGTATATTAACATTAGTCACTGGTAGCTTCAGGTTCTTTAAAAAAACTGATAAATATACAccttagcagtttgtaacataaccTTAAATATGTCACAAATGGAATTCTTTCACAATTGAACTGTTTTCTATACGCAAATCACACAACTGAATACTAGAAAAATATATTTGCCTATTTATTTCTCCCATATATCCTCAGACACTCACTGCCAGTGAAGTAGCCTAAATATATGTAACTAGGGCCATACATCTATGAAATGATATAGGTTGTCATTTTTGCATAGCtttactttttttgtttaaacCCAAGTCGTCATTTCTTTAAAAATTGTTTTGAGGTATGGATTTGAGGTTCTCACTGTATAAGCATATTCAATCTAaggtatatactgtaaatacaaaaGTAAATTCATAGATCTTGCTGTTCCTTCAAATTAAAAGGAGCAATATTTCAACATGAGATTATTTTTGCCTGAAGAAATAGGAAGTGAAAGCTGATATGCCAGTATCTGCTGTGcttttccttctaatgctcattggcttataattTCTACTAAAAATGCCtaccagccaatgaacattagcggAATGTGTAGAACAGTCAACAGTACATAACTGATACATCTGTATGAGTTGCAGACCcagtataaaataatgtttttaatttttcatatggaTAGCAAAAACGTTTggagtacagtgtctctttaatttttgCTATCATCTTTCTACAATAGCAAACAAGCAATTTTCCCTTCAtcaatacttttctaccaaaaatgtgAATATATGAACACCTGACTCTGCTATAAAATAATCTAAAGGAATgctgtatcatatgtatatattcatgtaaatGCTAAAATATTTGTCACAAGGACATTACACTCACTACAATTGTAATGGTTCATGAGTATCTTTAAATGCTACGATAGTCGATgcttcattaaagtgatggtaatcctagcatttttgaaatgctagaatttaccagtgctacaaataaaggggactttcagccatgaagtataaaaaaactttATGCTGAAAGATCCTTTATTAGCAGTGAGTTAATGCCAAGTTAAGCGCTTCCGGACTCCCAAAAcactatttctttcatataggtagcGAGAGTCAACTAGCTGTTACGTATGGGTTATACATttttaccaggaggaggcaaaatttccctaacctcaaaagcctataaataccgcTACCACCGTTTTAAAACTTTGCATCCTTAGGAGGTCGTTGAAGCACGATGTGCTTAAATTCTTCAGTTAAaggcgcttcagagcatattgaagcccggttcccctcagagtacagtgcttgtcagagggaagtaaaggaagtactgcctcatgacaccgTATTTTCACCTCACAGGAAATATTCTCAATgaagtgacatttccacctcttagccaatagctgtgtgggacAATCAAATTATACTCgatggctagcacgctattggctaagaggtgaaaacataatCTCTTTGAGGAAAATAACATTTTGCTGTGGGTGGCTGGAAGCGCTCAGCTTGGCATAAACTTGctgcaaataaagaaactttcagcatgaagcttttaatactgaaagtcccctttatttatagcactggtaaaaaataacatttttataaactgCTAGGATTCACCATCACTGTAAGTGTGAAGTTTCTCCTCAGTGAGGAAACCTATTTAATCAATGGGTTATCCTATGGCAGGGGTGGCAAAATAATTATAATcttctaaaaaaacttttttttttcatttaaatccatagaatatatcaatcaattaCTAATATATAGTATGGATTTATATGAAAAATATTGTATTATGCACTTTAATTGCAAGAATGAAATCACCACATTAGGAACGTGCATCGTAGGGTCGCCATCCTTGTCCCATGGAGATGGGGAATTAACAGGTTTTCTATACCATAGCAATTGGCTTTTGTTTTTAGAGAATCAAGGCtagttcctttttttcttttaactctGGTTAACGGTTTGTATTACCTTAATTAATAGCCCAAACGGAGTttaatttctgtatttttattaaaattaggtttggaaatgtttaaaaataacaggaatgtatatatatatatatatatatatatatatatatatatatatatatatatatatatatatatatatatatatatatatatatatatatatatatatatatatatatatatatatatatatatatatatatatatataatataatataatatataaaaaaaaaaaatttgttgatGCCTCATCCCTGAAAACAAAATGCATCTTTATTGCCTTTatatttttttgacattattttaattatgttaccaAATTGTtcctatactattttattttatgatgttaataaaaaatcatgttaataaaaatattttaattatgaatTATCTGTTTCTGCTTGCTAATTAAACTGAACACTATTTAAGACAAGATATAGGTAGTGCAAGTTCTCTAGGAAGGCAAACGTTGTTAACTtgaaaaactttatttattttaaaagaaaaagataatTGAATGAACCTAatccagtcttaaagggacataatactcatatgataaattacttgaaagtgatgcagcataactgtaaaaagttgacaggaaaatatcacctgagcatctcctatgtaaaaaaggaagatattttacctcacaatttcatcagctcagtagagtaagccctgtgtaaaaagttattcttcagctgctatccagctgcaggtaaaaaaaaatgaagaaattaactgcacccaatcagcatcaacagtgctgaggtcatgaacttttttactgtgatctcgtgagatttgacttaaaggagcagtaaacacagtagatttgcataatcaacaaatgcaagataacaagacaataaaatagcatttactctgaatttcaaataagtagtagatttttttctaacaaatttcaaact
Proteins encoded in this region:
- the C3H1orf116 gene encoding specifically androgen-regulated gene protein — translated: MPERTLAAQHVGMETLNSVGSSGSCDSMDSISSNHSAFSGENYDHLSAEELECLMFLEETIDSLDNEVDSGLSTDESENVERGTNVPLSETVKSAPSPDVGKTSNKIPVQSKNEETPDGKVELDFNKITLPKQAYYSFPRIVQTNKDDVSKDQTDTRLTVNKIDPGKALYGKPKSLSSINQKVKEESSFNDVLLLPPPEPFRDRLIVDKRRSVNDPTDAREVQFHMAMPKFPFISEFKETPAVEHIHDKVISSIGEKNIPRTSSPEVTQNPAIVLSSEVPISFTEKPADLHFKYGPPTAPKPRKLPPNIILKASTGGGVSSNLETQQRPRAFSAHEKNPESIAKLHQSKEQESARREALQKLGLIQEKCDGPKRVAVKSSVFHRSVEMPVPQGVMEHGRKDAYGKSIHISQQEKTDILSTSPNKVAVQDPEKGSHHVGIDVPDKKFSTKNRLSMKSNSVEKGDELKDSVAEQSLRETLVVDDHSTRSAKIEVISKDNDSLKISTKEKTDEKRDKPSQPLPDAYNVTDGSPKHLKHLIENPPTIKTESQEMKGVEVVMRKPARSPKESVIIEDSVKNAKLDISKNITNAKMHTQENEKALNQAIPPVSTVLLNHPPKSDKLQDNKPKVGSLENISILSTSPGKRFSFPRPTEITVTHPEVTLRDAKGRAAADKSHRHSSHMDTSNEAYLHLTKGPVPGLRQMNIKSSTLERSGIGLSSSLSSGEKESQKQTSSFFKNPFSANFLRNSRPRPASLGTGKDFVVTEEPPKDAEKTEGRRSFFSRAPRSSAPVTSVKITPKGSTDEHRREALLKLGILKE